From the Aquitalea magnusonii genome, one window contains:
- a CDS encoding GlxA family transcriptional regulator, with protein sequence MSAPIIAVIAFAHISPFHLSVPCVVFGDEHPGLPRFILRVCAVESGSLPSSAGFSISCQYGLEALDGADIIILPSWEAGRPVPPRLLLALQQAAARGVQIVGLCLGAYVLAEAGLLDGRAATTHWAYAEDFALRYPQVRLDPTVLYVEDGQMLTSAGTAAGLDCCLHLLRQRYGAELANGVARRLVVPPHRQGGQAQFIEQPLPASAGDSRLAVLLDWIRANLAEPHSLDSLADKAAMSRRSFTRHFRQLTGRTVSQWLLDERLALSQRLLESADHNIEQIARLTGFGSPESLRHHFRQRYAVSPSQWRQSFQ encoded by the coding sequence ATGTCTGCGCCCATCATTGCCGTGATCGCTTTTGCCCATATCAGTCCGTTTCATCTGTCGGTGCCCTGTGTGGTGTTTGGCGATGAGCATCCCGGTCTGCCGCGTTTCATCCTGCGGGTGTGCGCGGTGGAGTCTGGCAGCTTGCCAAGCTCGGCTGGCTTCAGCATTAGCTGCCAGTATGGGCTGGAAGCGCTGGACGGCGCAGACATCATCATCCTGCCTAGCTGGGAGGCCGGTCGCCCGGTGCCGCCGCGCTTGTTGCTGGCGCTGCAGCAGGCGGCGGCGCGTGGTGTGCAGATTGTCGGCCTGTGCCTGGGGGCTTATGTGCTGGCCGAGGCCGGCTTGCTGGATGGCCGTGCCGCCACCACGCACTGGGCTTATGCCGAGGACTTTGCCCTTCGCTATCCGCAGGTAAGGCTGGACCCGACGGTGTTGTATGTGGAAGATGGCCAGATGCTGACCTCGGCTGGCACCGCGGCCGGGCTGGATTGCTGCCTGCATCTGCTGCGCCAGCGTTATGGGGCGGAGCTGGCCAATGGCGTGGCGCGGCGGCTGGTGGTGCCGCCACACCGTCAGGGTGGGCAGGCGCAGTTTATCGAGCAGCCGTTGCCAGCCAGTGCCGGTGATTCACGGCTGGCCGTGCTGCTGGACTGGATCAGGGCTAATCTGGCCGAGCCGCATAGCCTGGACAGCCTGGCGGACAAGGCGGCGATGAGCCGGCGCAGCTTTACCCGGCATTTCCGTCAACTCACCGGGCGAACGGTGAGCCAGTGGTTGCTGGACGAGCGGCTGGCCTTATCCCAGCGCCTGTTGGAAAGCGCCGATCACAATATCGAGCAGATTGCCCGGCTGACGGGTTTTGGCTCGCCCGAATCCTTGCGTCATCACTTCCGCCAGCGCTATGCAGTGTCGCCCAGCCAGTGGCGGCAGAGTTTTCAATAA
- a CDS encoding fumarate hydratase, whose translation MAVIRQDDFIQSIADAFQYISCYHPKDYIDALYQAYLHEESPAAKDAMAQILINSRMCAEGRRPICQDTGIAVVFLKVGMNVQWDATLSVQEMVNEGVRRAYNNPDNKLRASVLLDPAGKRQNSKDNTPAVVHFEIVEGDGVEVTCAAKGGGSENKSKFYALNPSDSIVDWVIKTVPTMGAGWCPPGILGIGIGGTPEKAMLLAKESLMSHVDIHELKAKADSGAELSRVEQLRLEIFEKVNALGIGAQGLGGLTTVLDVKILDYPTHAASLPVAMIPNCAATRHIHFHLDGSGPAHLAPPSLEDWPEITYDTSNGKRVDLDKITKEEVASWQPGDVLLLNGKILTGRDAAHKRMVDMLNKGEALPVDFTNRFIYYVGPVDPVRDEVVGPAGPTTATRMDKFTRQMLEQTGLLGMIGKAERGPAAIEAIKDNKAVYLMAVGGSAYLVSKAIKASKVVGFADLGMEAIYEFEVKDMPVTVAVDSNGISVHNTGPAEWRVKIGKIPVNAA comes from the coding sequence ATGGCTGTTATCCGTCAGGATGATTTCATTCAAAGCATCGCCGATGCTTTTCAGTACATCAGTTGCTACCACCCCAAGGACTACATCGACGCCCTGTATCAGGCCTATCTGCATGAAGAAAGCCCGGCGGCCAAGGACGCCATGGCGCAGATCCTGATCAACAGCCGCATGTGCGCCGAAGGCCGTCGCCCCATCTGCCAGGATACCGGCATTGCCGTGGTATTCCTGAAAGTGGGCATGAATGTGCAGTGGGACGCCACCCTGTCGGTACAGGAAATGGTCAACGAAGGCGTACGCCGCGCCTACAACAACCCGGACAACAAGCTGCGCGCTTCCGTGCTGCTGGATCCGGCTGGCAAGCGTCAGAACAGCAAGGACAACACCCCGGCCGTGGTCCACTTCGAAATCGTCGAAGGCGATGGCGTGGAAGTGACCTGTGCGGCCAAGGGCGGTGGCTCGGAGAACAAGTCCAAGTTCTACGCGCTCAATCCGTCCGACAGCATTGTCGACTGGGTGATCAAGACCGTGCCCACCATGGGTGCCGGCTGGTGTCCGCCGGGCATTCTGGGTATCGGCATTGGCGGTACCCCGGAAAAAGCCATGCTGCTGGCCAAGGAAAGCCTGATGTCGCACGTGGACATCCACGAGCTGAAAGCCAAGGCTGACAGCGGTGCCGAACTGTCCCGCGTAGAACAACTGCGCCTGGAAATCTTCGAAAAAGTGAACGCGCTGGGTATTGGCGCGCAGGGCCTGGGTGGCCTCACCACCGTGCTGGACGTGAAGATTCTGGACTACCCGACCCACGCCGCCAGCCTGCCGGTGGCCATGATCCCCAACTGCGCCGCCACCCGTCACATCCATTTCCATCTGGATGGCAGCGGCCCGGCCCACCTGGCCCCGCCCAGCCTGGAAGACTGGCCGGAAATCACCTACGACACCAGCAATGGCAAGCGTGTGGATCTGGACAAGATCACCAAGGAAGAAGTGGCCAGTTGGCAGCCGGGTGATGTACTGCTGCTCAACGGCAAGATCCTCACCGGCCGCGATGCCGCGCACAAGCGCATGGTGGACATGCTGAACAAGGGCGAGGCGCTGCCGGTGGACTTCACCAACCGCTTCATCTACTACGTGGGCCCGGTTGATCCGGTGCGTGACGAAGTGGTTGGCCCGGCCGGCCCCACCACTGCCACCCGCATGGACAAGTTCACCCGCCAGATGCTGGAACAGACCGGCTTGCTCGGCATGATCGGCAAGGCCGAGCGTGGCCCGGCTGCCATCGAAGCCATCAAGGACAACAAGGCGGTATACCTGATGGCGGTGGGCGGTTCGGCCTATCTGGTGTCCAAGGCCATCAAGGCCTCCAAAGTGGTGGGCTTTGCCGACCTGGGCATGGAAGCCATCTACGAGTTTGAAGTAAAAGACATGCCGGTAACGGTAGCGGTCGATTCCAACGGTATCTCGGTACACAATACCGGCCCGGCGGAATGGCGCGTCAAGATCGGCAAGATTCCGGTCAACGCGGCCTGA
- a CDS encoding cysteine hydrolase family protein, whose amino-acid sequence MAAQDSALIVIDLQNDYFPGGKYPLWNTATVLDNCVAAIEQANTLGIPVILVQHVADSSEGLSPFFNAGSEGVAIHPRILAAAPQATVVIKQAADSFYQTTLQATLDKLGSRQLLLCGMMTHNCVTHTALSPAAAPYEVKVLADCCSTVDQMMHAIALNALSIRVPLPSAAEALA is encoded by the coding sequence ATGGCAGCACAAGACAGCGCACTGATCGTGATCGATCTGCAAAACGACTATTTTCCCGGCGGCAAATATCCACTGTGGAATACCGCCACCGTGCTGGATAACTGCGTGGCGGCCATCGAACAGGCCAACACACTGGGTATCCCGGTGATTCTGGTACAGCATGTGGCCGACAGCAGTGAAGGCTTGTCCCCCTTCTTCAATGCCGGCAGCGAAGGCGTGGCCATTCATCCGCGCATTCTGGCCGCCGCGCCGCAAGCCACGGTAGTAATCAAACAGGCAGCCGACAGCTTTTACCAAACCACATTGCAGGCCACACTGGATAAGCTGGGCAGCCGCCAACTGCTGCTGTGCGGCATGATGACGCACAACTGCGTCACCCATACCGCCCTGTCACCCGCCGCCGCACCGTACGAGGTCAAGGTACTGGCCGACTGCTGCAGCACGGTGGACCAGATGATGCATGCGATTGCGCTCAATGCGCTGTCCATCCGGGTGCCACTGCCAAGCGCGGCAGAAGCCCTGGCCTGA